In one Thermococcus sp. 2319x1 genomic region, the following are encoded:
- a CDS encoding ubiquitin-like small modifier protein 1, whose translation MKVKVRYFARFRELAGKGEEEIDLPDGSKIRDLVEKIKELHPEFKGEVFGEDYDDSADVNISRNGRYASFDEELKDGDIVALFPPTSGG comes from the coding sequence ATGAAGGTGAAAGTAAGGTATTTTGCCCGCTTTAGGGAGCTAGCTGGAAAGGGAGAGGAGGAAATTGATCTTCCGGACGGAAGTAAGATAAGAGACCTTGTTGAGAAGATAAAAGAACTCCATCCTGAGTTTAAAGGGGAGGTTTTCGGCGAGGACTACGATGACAGCGCAGATGTGAACATCTCAAGAAACGGCAGATACGCTTCTTTCGATGAGGAACTAAAAGATGGTGACATTGTAGCTTTATTCCCACCCACGAGTGGTGGATAA